The sequence below is a genomic window from Bacillus sp. SM2101.
GTATTGGTGGAATGCTGAAGCAACAAGTCAGCTTTGGGGGGCAAATGAGGAAACATTTATCCCTAGCGAGCAATATGATGGTCTCATTCAGATAGAGGAAGTGAATCCTCCAAATTACCGTTAGAATAATCATTGAAAAAGAGAAAAGAATCTACCTATAAACTTAAAAAACTGTATAGTTATATTACACAAATGACGCTAATCTGTAATTAAGGTTAGTGTCTTTTTCATTTTTGGACTATAAACAACAAGTTTTTTGAGAATAAATTCTTAAACAGTTCGTTGTACATTATGAAAAAGCTTTTTCAATCAAATAAGGAGAATTATAAATGAAAAGTTCATCTACAAACTTTATCACTAGATTAAAAAAACAAAAAGAAGATGCACTCGAGTATATCATTGGTGCTTATATGCCACTAGTGAAAACGATTGCCACAAAAATTTTATACATGAGACCAGATGTTGAAGAATGTATCAATGATGTTTTTCTAACTGTATGGCAAAATGCTTATCAGTTTCAGGGTGATGCACACGACTTTAAAAAATGGATTGGCATAATTACTAAGTACAAAGCAATCGATCGATATCGTCAGGCTGAAAAACGAATTGCTCATGAACAAGTGGATGCCCCTATCGAACAGAAAGCAAGTGCTTTACAAACAGACGTATCAGTCTTGAAACGAGAAGAAAGAAACGCAATGTTATTAGCGATTAGTCAATTAAAAGAAATTGACCGTGATATTTTTATAATGAAATATTATTTGGAGCTCTCAAATAGTGAAATTGCTGATAATCTAGGTCTATCTAAAGCTGCAGTCGATAATCGGTTGTATCGAGGTAAGAAAATATTAGCCACAGATACCAAGTTAAAGGAGCTATTAGTATGAGTATGAAA
It includes:
- a CDS encoding sigma-70 family RNA polymerase sigma factor, producing the protein MKSSSTNFITRLKKQKEDALEYIIGAYMPLVKTIATKILYMRPDVEECINDVFLTVWQNAYQFQGDAHDFKKWIGIITKYKAIDRYRQAEKRIAHEQVDAPIEQKASALQTDVSVLKREERNAMLLAISQLKEIDRDIFIMKYYLELSNSEIADNLGLSKAAVDNRLYRGKKILATDTKLKELLV